One genomic window of Micropterus dolomieu isolate WLL.071019.BEF.003 ecotype Adirondacks linkage group LG06, ASM2129224v1, whole genome shotgun sequence includes the following:
- the LOC123972081 gene encoding uncharacterized protein LOC123972081 codes for MELFSLICAICLLSSCQMQGSSAVTPVFVQKGKDVLLNIMTPDVPENFFILSWKFNANLVLVTYLPDKEPTVSNNYTGRIETDVKKYSLKLNNLQEADSGVYTARVTGSEEERILAEYNVRVQGPVSPVELSVDSSVSSSSDSCNLTVTCRTQDSHISSTFTCDTQTCSPEGGERSEVTTSAASLHVYLLNDSIICNHSNQVSWTEDIKKAEHFCPQLADPYEKRITVPVLIVVITVFFITMLTVLAVVYCRRKRRKYERENRENTVYATPQVESTTHPLNQIPTDASGLSPTTTYSSVGLHTGPVGSPERGRTLPESLYAHVERARS; via the exons ATGGAACTGTTTTCATTAATCTGTGCTATTTGTCTGCTGTCTTCCTGTCAAATGCAAG GCTCCAGTGCTGTGACTCCTGTGTTTGTGCAGAAGGGAAAGGATGTTCTTCTGAACATCATGACACCTGATGTTCCAGAGaacttttttattctttcatgGAAATTCAATGCAAATCTTGTTTTAGTAACATATTTACCTGATAAAGAACCAACAGTCTCTAATAATTACACTGGAAGGATTGAGACTGATGTGAAAAAATACTCACTGAAATTAAACAATCTACAAGAGGCAGACAGTGGAGTTTATACTGCACGAGTGACAGGGTCTGAAGAAGAACGAATACTAGCTGAATACAACGTCAGAGTTCAAG GTCCAGTGTCTCCAGTTGAACTGTCAGTGGACTCCAGTGTGTCCAGCAGCTCAGACTCCTGTAACCTCACTGTGACCTGCAGAACACAGGACTCTCACATCAGCAGCACTTTCACATGTGACACCCAAACCTGCAGTCCGGAGGGAGGAGAGCGGTCAGAGGTCACAACCTCTGCTGCTTCTCTACATGTCTACCTGCTGAATGACTCAATCATCTGTAACCATAGCAACCAGGTCAGCTGGACCGAGGACATTAAAAAGGCAGAACATTTCTGCCCCCAACTTGCTG atCCATATGAAAAACGCATTACTGTCCCAGTGCTCATTGTTGTCATCACAGTTTTTTTCATAACAATGCTTACTGTTCTTGCTGTAGTGTACTGTCGTCGAAAGAGACGAAAAT atgaaagagagaacagagaaaatacaGTCTATGCAACTCCTCAG GTTGAATCTACAACCCATCCTCTGAATCAGATCCCAACAGATGCTTCAGGTCTTTCTCCAACCACCACCTACAGCTCGGTAGGGCTTCACACTGGACCTGTGGGATCACCTGAGAGAGGCAGGACTCTGCCAGAGAGCCTGTATGCTCATGTAGAAAGGGCCAGATCCTGA